One genomic region from Thermodesulfobacteriota bacterium encodes:
- a CDS encoding MXAN_5187 C-terminal domain-containing protein: MSINEDIPLLDVKLTKLKVEYEQYFMHILKREPLRLREDVDRLVRRYSNVPISNTGLKYKYQSLVGRYISYKQYWARTIRAIEEGTYVRRAEGGGARGAPPPEPTRSAEKPVDPGMPGMPGMEDIYKKYLDARKECSESTDDVSYERIQKGVNQLKKKAENTYGKDVEVKVYVKDGKATIGVVPKKK; this comes from the coding sequence ATGAGCATTAATGAAGATATACCTTTGCTCGACGTCAAGCTCACGAAGCTCAAGGTCGAGTACGAGCAGTACTTCATGCACATACTCAAGCGGGAGCCCCTCCGGCTAAGGGAAGATGTCGACCGGCTGGTCAGGCGCTACAGCAACGTACCCATCAGCAATACCGGCCTCAAGTACAAGTACCAGAGCCTGGTCGGCAGGTACATCTCGTACAAACAGTACTGGGCCAGGACGATCCGGGCCATCGAGGAGGGCACCTACGTGAGGAGGGCCGAGGGAGGGGGAGCGAGGGGGGCGCCCCCGCCGGAGCCGACAAGGTCCGCGGAAAAGCCCGTCGACCCCGGGATGCCTGGAATGCCAGGGATGGAAGACATCTACAAGAAGTACCTCGACGCGAGAAAAGAGTGCAGCGAATCCACTGACGACGTCTCCTATGAACGGATCCAAAAGGGCGTAAACCAGCTTAAGAAGAAGGCCGAAAACACTTACGGGAAAGACGTGGAGGTGAAGGTCTACGTAAAGGACGGCAAGGCGACTATAGGGGTCGTGCCAAAGAAGAAGTAG
- a CDS encoding tetratricopeptide repeat protein codes for MGKASRKKRKLFEDKGPAAEGVGLRPALAAPLVMILAVLTLSLLSHGRNSTLGDARALWEDVARKSPGKARAHNNLGRAYDALDLAEAAASEYRAAVELKPDHMEAHYNLGGVYLKQGLLDEAVEEYKIALAARPDHPMVHYNLGIALEKQGLLDEAAGEYEAAVRSRPDFAHARYNLGKIYVSKGMYEKAEREYAAVARLDRGLAAEAHYGLGAVHAKEGRFDAAGEHYREALRLGPDRAETRYNLGTVYAGQGRMEEAAAEFKKALGLKPDHAGAHANLGTVYASMGLTDEAVREYREALRLKPGSAAVRQNLERLMKEKWDRKGGVTGKGKAGGGGGG; via the coding sequence ATGGGCAAGGCGAGCAGGAAGAAACGGAAGCTTTTTGAAGACAAGGGGCCTGCTGCAGAGGGGGTCGGCTTACGGCCCGCCCTTGCCGCGCCGCTGGTCATGATACTGGCGGTACTTACCCTTTCGCTTCTCTCCCATGGCAGGAACTCCACACTCGGGGACGCGCGGGCGCTCTGGGAAGACGTCGCCCGGAAGAGCCCCGGGAAGGCGAGGGCGCACAATAACCTCGGCCGCGCCTACGACGCTTTGGACCTCGCGGAAGCGGCCGCAAGCGAGTACAGGGCCGCCGTGGAACTAAAACCCGACCACATGGAGGCGCACTATAACCTCGGGGGCGTTTACCTGAAGCAGGGGCTCCTCGACGAGGCAGTCGAGGAGTACAAGATAGCCCTTGCCGCACGGCCCGACCACCCGATGGTGCACTATAATCTCGGGATAGCCCTTGAGAAGCAGGGGCTCCTGGACGAGGCCGCAGGGGAATACGAGGCGGCGGTCCGCTCCCGGCCTGACTTCGCGCACGCCCGCTACAATCTCGGGAAGATATATGTCAGCAAGGGCATGTACGAGAAGGCCGAACGGGAGTACGCCGCGGTGGCGAGGCTGGACCGGGGTCTGGCGGCCGAGGCCCACTACGGGCTCGGGGCGGTCCATGCAAAGGAGGGGCGGTTCGATGCCGCCGGGGAGCACTACAGGGAGGCCTTAAGGCTCGGGCCGGACCGCGCCGAGACCCGCTACAACCTCGGGACCGTCTATGCCGGGCAGGGGAGGATGGAGGAGGCCGCAGCCGAGTTCAAAAAGGCGCTCGGACTGAAGCCGGACCACGCCGGGGCGCACGCCAACCTGGGGACGGTTTACGCCAGTATGGGCCTTACCGACGAGGCCGTAAGGGAGTACAGGGAGGCATTAAGGCTCAAGCCCGGCTCCGCCGCGGTACGGCAGAACCTCGAAAGACTCATGAAGGAAAAGTGGGACCGGAAAGGGGGGGTGACGGGGAAGGGAAAAGCAGGGGGAGGAGGGGGAGGCTGA
- the glmU gene encoding bifunctional UDP-N-acetylglucosamine diphosphorylase/glucosamine-1-phosphate N-acetyltransferase GlmU codes for MKGLAAIVLAAGKGKRMKSALPKVLHPVAGKPMLHYPIEVLRSLGAKRVAVVTGHGGGEVRSALIGKDGKGGRGMKFCLQSQQLGTGHAVKCGMKGLKGFKGDVLILSGDVPLITASTIKALLKLHRRARGRERPVLSFVSAILVDPTGYGRVIRDGKGRVTGIVEQKELKGAERDIHEVNAGIYVVSSEFLIKNLKRLKKKNAQGEYYLTDLVSLASEGGGRKNGKKVSALTHLDPEEVMGVNTRVELARAGAAMRGRIVTELMLSGVTVMDPDSAYVDSGVRVGRDTTLYPDVHLVGETAVGAGSTIEEGVKIKDSVIGPGTTVKSFSMIESSLIGKNATIGPFARLRPGNSIGDGARIGNFVEVKNSKIGKGTKANHLSYIGDAVIGKDVNIGAGTITCNYDGAGKHRTTIEDGAFIGSDTQLVAPVRVGKGAYIGSGSTITKNVPAGSLALSRAEQKIVKGWVKKRKKG; via the coding sequence GTGAAAGGTCTTGCAGCCATAGTCCTTGCCGCGGGTAAGGGGAAGAGGATGAAGTCCGCTCTCCCCAAGGTATTGCATCCGGTGGCCGGGAAACCCATGCTCCACTACCCGATAGAGGTGCTTAGGAGCCTCGGCGCGAAGAGGGTCGCGGTCGTTACGGGCCACGGGGGCGGAGAGGTGAGGAGCGCCCTCATTGGAAAAGATGGTAAGGGGGGCAGGGGGATGAAGTTTTGCCTCCAGTCCCAACAGCTCGGTACGGGCCACGCCGTAAAGTGCGGGATGAAGGGGCTAAAGGGTTTTAAGGGCGACGTCCTTATCCTCTCCGGCGACGTGCCGCTCATCACCGCTTCCACCATAAAGGCCCTCCTGAAACTCCACCGCCGGGCAAGGGGAAGGGAGAGGCCCGTCCTCTCTTTTGTAAGCGCGATACTCGTGGACCCCACCGGATACGGAAGGGTCATTAGGGACGGGAAGGGGAGGGTTACCGGAATAGTCGAGCAGAAGGAGTTGAAGGGCGCCGAGCGGGACATTCATGAGGTGAACGCCGGAATATACGTCGTAAGCTCCGAGTTCCTTATTAAAAACCTGAAGCGTCTCAAGAAGAAAAACGCCCAGGGGGAGTACTACCTTACCGACCTCGTCTCCCTTGCCTCGGAAGGCGGCGGGAGAAAAAATGGAAAAAAAGTTTCGGCGCTGACCCATCTCGACCCCGAGGAGGTAATGGGCGTCAATACCCGCGTGGAGCTCGCGCGCGCAGGCGCCGCCATGAGGGGGAGGATAGTAACCGAACTCATGCTCTCGGGCGTTACGGTCATGGACCCGGACTCGGCCTACGTAGACTCGGGCGTCAGGGTAGGCAGGGATACGACCCTCTATCCGGACGTGCATCTCGTGGGTGAGACGGCCGTCGGCGCGGGCTCTACCATAGAGGAGGGGGTCAAGATAAAGGACTCCGTCATAGGGCCCGGCACGACGGTCAAGAGTTTCTCCATGATAGAGTCCTCCCTTATAGGTAAGAACGCCACCATCGGCCCGTTCGCCCGGCTCAGGCCCGGCAACTCCATAGGGGACGGGGCGAGGATAGGGAACTTCGTCGAGGTCAAGAACTCGAAGATAGGGAAGGGTACGAAGGCCAACCATCTTAGCTATATCGGGGACGCAGTAATAGGTAAGGACGTGAATATCGGCGCCGGCACCATAACCTGCAACTACGACGGGGCCGGGAAGCACCGGACCACCATAGAGGACGGGGCGTTCATAGGGAGCGACACGCAGCTCGTGGCGCCCGTCAGGGTCGGGAAGGGCGCCTACATAGGCTCTGGCTCGACCATTACGAAGAACGTACCCGCGGGCTCGCTGGCGCTATCGAGGGCCGAGCAGAAAATCGTAAAGGGCTGGGTAAAAAAGAGGAAGAAAGGATAA